The genomic DNA CGCCACGGCGCTGGTGGCCGTCTACAAGACGCTGGCCGGCGGCTGGCCGGATGCCCTGCCTGCCCCGCAAGGGGAGTCCGTGGCACGGCGCTGAGGCGCGTCGCCGCCAGGAAGGCGGGCCGGGGCAGGGATGCCCCGGTTTTCTTGCCGAGGCCGCGTGCATGTGTATCGCGATGCGTCGCACACGAAGCCGCCGTCGAAGGTGTTGGCGTGACAGGCGCCAGGGCGGCATCGCCAGCGCGGGACAAGTCAGGTTACACAATGAGCGGCTGCCTCGGCCACATACGCCGCTCCCTGCTTTTATAGTGACCGGACGATGATGAACGAGGGCGACGCACCGGCCTGTGGGGGGCTGGATGCCATGCGCCCCGACAGCCGGGGAGCGCCGTGGCTTGGCTCAAATCGCTGCACATCGCGTTCCTGCTGACGTGGTGCGCCGGACTTTTCTATCTGCCAGGGGTGTTCGCCTGTCACCGGCACGCACGTGACCGCAGCGCGATGCTGCGGCTGAACGTGATGGCGCGCATGGTCTTCGTGTGGGTCGCCTCGCCCGCGGCGGTGCTGGCCATCGTGACGGGCACGGGACTGGTGGCGATGACCGATGCGCCCACCGGGCCCTGGCTGCCCCTGAAGCTGACCGCCGTGGCTGGCATGGTGTTCTTCCACCTGTATTGCGGCCATATCGTCGAGCGGCTCGACACCTCGCCCAGCCTGCGCGGGCTGCGCCTGCGGCTGTTGCTGCTGGTGGTGCCGGGCGTACTGGTGACGCTGGTCTTCTGGCTGGTGCTGGCCAAGCCCACGCTGGGGCTGGCGGCATGAGGCCGGTGCACCTGGCATCCTCAGGGCTGCTCCAGCGGCGCTTCCTCTTCGTCGTGGATGCCGACCTGGTGTTCGAAGACGAGCTTGCCGCCCAGCCAGCCGGCGATACCGACCAGCGCCGCGCCCAGCGCCGACAGGTACAGGCCCATCAGCGGCACCGTGTGTTCGGCGCCGCCCGGCACGGCGCGCAGATACCAGTTGATGCCGCCCACCGACAGCAGCATGACCGCCGCGACGAAGTGGCTCCAGCCGACGGCGCGGCGGCGGATGCCCGCGATGGAGAGCAATTCCACGGTGCCCGCGATGCCGGCGGCGATGCCCATGAGCGCGCCCATGCCCAGCAGCCACAGCGACACCCGCGCCCAGAAGGGGTCGGCCAGCAGCAGGAAGGCGATGTCGGTGGCCAAGGCGCCTGTCAGGAACGCGATGGGGAAGGTCACCAGCATCGGGTGCAGGGGGTGCCGGGCAATGGCGACCTGGGTGGTCGTGCCGACGGGCTGGGGCTTGCGGAAGTGTTCCATGTCGGTTGGGGCGGACGGATGCCTGACCATGAGCGGTGCGATCAAACTTATCACGCGGACCCGCCCGCCAGGCGTGTCCGGATGCAAGCGGCCGCGGGCCTGCCGCTGCTGGCCGTGCTGGCCGTGCTGGCGGGCTGCGGCGATGCGCCGCTGTCGGCGCTGCATCCCGCCGGACCCGCCGCCGCGGCGATTGCCACCGCCTGGTGGTGGATGGCGGGCGGCGCGGCGCTGATCCTGCTGGGCGTGCTGGCCCTGGCTGCCTGGGTGTTGCGGCGCGGGCGCGCGCGCCTGTCCGAGCGCGGCGCGCGCCGCTTGGTGTGGGGCGCGGGCGTGGCGTTTCCCCTGGCCGTGCTGACGCTCCTGCTCGCCTACGGCCTGGGCCTGGGCGACGCCTTGCTGCCGCAAGCCGCGGGACACGACGTCTATCGCGTCGAGGTCACCGGGCGCCAGTGGCAGTGGGAGGTGCGCTATCCCGATGCGCCCGGGGGCGCGCGGCAGTCCTCGAACGAGATCCACGTGCCGGTGGGGCGCGCCATCGACGTCCACGTCAGCGCGGCCGATGTGATCCACAGTTTCTGGGTGCCGCGCCTGGGCGGCAAGATCGACGCCATCCCGGGACGCGAGAACACGGTGCGCCTGCGCGCCGACGCGCCGGGTGTGTACGAAGGCTTGTGCGCCGAGTTCTGCGGCCTGGGGCACGCGGGCATGCGCATGCGGGTGGTCGCGCACGATGACGCGGCCCTGGCCGCCAGGCTGCGCACCTTGGCCATCGCGCAGGAGGCGCCATGACCCCCCTGGCCCGTCACCGCCGCTTTGCCCGCATCTGGGCCGATCCGCCCGGCTGGCGCGCGCTGGGCGCCGTCAACCACAGCACCATCGGCCTGCGCTTCATCGCCACCTCGCTCGTGTTCTTCCTGGTGGGCGGCGTGCTGGCCATGCTGATCCGCGCGCAGCTGGCTTCGCCCGACGCGGCATTCCTGGACGCCGAGCAGTACCAGCAGGTCTTCACCATGCATGGCACGGTGATGATGTTCCTCTTCGCCATTCCCATGCTGGAGGGCTTCGCGCTGTACCTGCTGCCGAAGATGCTGGGCGCGCGCGACCTGGCGTATCCGCGGCTGGGGGCGTATGCCTACTGGTGCTACCTGTTCGGCGGGCTGATCCTGCTGGGCGCGCTGTTCATGGGGGCGGCGCCGGCGGGCGGCTGGTTCATGTACACCCCGCTGGCCAGCAGCACCTACAGCCCCGGCATCAATGCCGATGTCTGGCTGATCGGCGTGACCTTCGCCGAGATCTCCGCCATCTGCGGCGCCGTGGAGCTGGTGGCCACCATCCTGTCTCAGCGCACGCCCGGCATGAGCCTGGCGCGCATGCCGTTGTTCGCCTGGTATGTGCTGGTGACGGCGAGCATGATCCTGATCGGCTTTCCGCCGCTGATCCTGGGCAGCATCCTGCTCGAGGTCGAGCGCGCCTTCGACTGGCCTTTCTTCGACGTGGCGCGCGGCGGCGATCCGCTGCTGTGGCAGCACCTGTTCTGGATGTTCGGCCACCCCGAGGTCTACATCATCTTCCTGCCGGCCGCGGGCATGATCTCCACGATGATGCCCACGATGGCCAGGCGGCCGCTGGTGGGGCACGAGTGGATCGTGGGCAGCATCGTGGTCATGGGCTTTCTCAGCTTCGGACTGTGGGTGCACCACATGTTCACGGTCGGCATCCCGCACCTGGCCCAGGCCTTCTTCTCGGCCGCCAGCATGCTGGTGACCTTGCCGACGGCGGTGCAACTCTTCGCCTGGCTGGGCACGCTGTGGGCGGGGCGGCCTGTGTGGCGGCTGCCGATGCTGTACCTGGGCGGCTTCCTGTTTGTCTTCGTGGCGGGCGGGCTGACGGGCGTGATGCTGGCCTTCGCCCCGTTCAACTGGCAGGCGCACGACACGCACTTCGTGGTGGCCCACCTGCACTATGTGCTGGTGGGCGGCATGGTCTTCCCCTTGCTGGCCGCCGTGTACTACTGGATGCCGCATGCCACGGGACGCATGCCTTCCGAGCAGTTGGGCAAGTGGGCGTTCTGGATGATCTTCATCGGCTTCAACATGGCGTTCTGGATGATGCACCTGACCGGCCTGCTGGGCATGCCGCGCCGCATCGAGACCTATCCCGGCGACGTGGGCTGGAATGGCCTGAACCTGTTGTCTTCCATCGGCAGCTTCGTGATGGCGGTGGGCGTGGCGCTGCTGCTGCTCGATCTCTTCGTGCATGCGCGCGCCGGCCGCCTGGCGCCACGCAACCCCTGGGGCGCGGGCACGCTGGAGTGGGCCATGGCCACGCCGCCGCCCACCTACAACATCGCCAGCCAGCCGCGCGTGCAGGGCCGCGAACCGCTGTGGGACGCGCCCGGCTTGCCGGCCGACCTGGCAGGCGGCCGGGGCTACCTGGCCGAGCCGCGCGGGCGCCTGCGCGAGACGCTGGCAGTGAGCCTGATGAGCGGCGAGCCCACGCACGTGGTGCATTTGCCCGGGCCCAGCCTGTTGCCGTTCTGTGCCGCCCTGGCAACCGGCGCGGCGTTCCTGGCGGTGCTGTTCAAGCTGTACTGGCTGGTGCCGGCGGGGGTGGCGGCAGCGCTGGTTCTCTTCCTCGTCTGGGCCTGGCAGGGCGGAACGCGCAGCGATCCCGAGCCCC from Orrella dioscoreae includes the following:
- a CDS encoding CopD family protein, which gives rise to MAWLKSLHIAFLLTWCAGLFYLPGVFACHRHARDRSAMLRLNVMARMVFVWVASPAAVLAIVTGTGLVAMTDAPTGPWLPLKLTAVAGMVFFHLYCGHIVERLDTSPSLRGLRLRLLLLVVPGVLVTLVFWLVLAKPTLGLAA
- a CDS encoding DUF2231 domain-containing protein is translated as MEHFRKPQPVGTTTQVAIARHPLHPMLVTFPIAFLTGALATDIAFLLLADPFWARVSLWLLGMGALMGIAAGIAGTVELLSIAGIRRRAVGWSHFVAAVMLLSVGGINWYLRAVPGGAEHTVPLMGLYLSALGAALVGIAGWLGGKLVFEHQVGIHDEEEAPLEQP
- the coxB gene encoding cytochrome c oxidase subunit II; the encoded protein is MQAAAGLPLLAVLAVLAGCGDAPLSALHPAGPAAAAIATAWWWMAGGAALILLGVLALAAWVLRRGRARLSERGARRLVWGAGVAFPLAVLTLLLAYGLGLGDALLPQAAGHDVYRVEVTGRQWQWEVRYPDAPGGARQSSNEIHVPVGRAIDVHVSAADVIHSFWVPRLGGKIDAIPGRENTVRLRADAPGVYEGLCAEFCGLGHAGMRMRVVAHDDAALAARLRTLAIAQEAP
- the ctaD gene encoding cytochrome c oxidase subunit I; this encodes MTPLARHRRFARIWADPPGWRALGAVNHSTIGLRFIATSLVFFLVGGVLAMLIRAQLASPDAAFLDAEQYQQVFTMHGTVMMFLFAIPMLEGFALYLLPKMLGARDLAYPRLGAYAYWCYLFGGLILLGALFMGAAPAGGWFMYTPLASSTYSPGINADVWLIGVTFAEISAICGAVELVATILSQRTPGMSLARMPLFAWYVLVTASMILIGFPPLILGSILLEVERAFDWPFFDVARGGDPLLWQHLFWMFGHPEVYIIFLPAAGMISTMMPTMARRPLVGHEWIVGSIVVMGFLSFGLWVHHMFTVGIPHLAQAFFSAASMLVTLPTAVQLFAWLGTLWAGRPVWRLPMLYLGGFLFVFVAGGLTGVMLAFAPFNWQAHDTHFVVAHLHYVLVGGMVFPLLAAVYYWMPHATGRMPSEQLGKWAFWMIFIGFNMAFWMMHLTGLLGMPRRIETYPGDVGWNGLNLLSSIGSFVMAVGVALLLLDLFVHARAGRLAPRNPWGAGTLEWAMATPPPTYNIASQPRVQGREPLWDAPGLPADLAGGRGYLAEPRGRLRETLAVSLMSGEPTHVVHLPGPSLLPFCAALATGAAFLAVLFKLYWLVPAGVAAALVLFLVWAWQGGTRSDPEPRDVGGGVSLVSHHASLQAPGWRGTVFALVADATLLAALLFGYAFLWTVAPGWPPPEFLAVGNPLPWLAMACLVASAWLAWRAARPSCAGSPLQASWRLCVSALLSLAAAALLFGYVRTGLPDPTVHAYGAACAALGLYVVIHASTGALIAGFVALRARKGFVSAARRLEPRVAALWQGYCAGAGLVVLLAWYLPVWGIAA